The Mucilaginibacter yixingensis genome window below encodes:
- a CDS encoding TolC family protein has protein sequence MKTKVTALYILLISLLLGSKVNAQVLPLDSVLAKVGRNPALLAYDAKAGAQDAYATGATSLDAPKISAGQYQTPYSLSPNMGSFMVQAEQMFTNPAKLKAKAAYQQGVSKVTVEDKNYLKNQLFAQARQYYLERVLLEKKLALLQSTRQLLDYMLKDANIRLTYGKEKLSNIYKAKAQLYELDNTGEQLNNEISQRNVMLNTLMNQDKQALFSVDTNLVINTVLTPADTTGLATSRSDIRSIDRSIQLNALNAQVAYSQRKPDFGIQAGHMLSYGGYPNQYILMASITIPIVPWASKEYKANLKGIRLETEELQQRRLDVLNQAAGQLASLKVQLVSQQRQLSNYQLNIIPALQNGYKTALLAYDQNTGDMPSVLNSINDLQAARMAALDRQQDIIKLQVAYEKELEKY, from the coding sequence ATGAAAACGAAAGTAACCGCATTATATATTTTGCTTATCTCGCTGCTGTTGGGTAGTAAGGTTAATGCACAGGTATTGCCGCTGGACAGCGTATTGGCCAAAGTGGGGCGAAACCCGGCTTTGCTGGCCTACGATGCCAAAGCAGGTGCGCAGGATGCTTATGCTACCGGGGCAACCAGCCTTGATGCGCCGAAGATCAGCGCCGGGCAGTATCAAACGCCGTATTCACTTAGCCCCAATATGGGTTCTTTTATGGTGCAGGCAGAGCAGATGTTCACCAACCCAGCCAAGCTTAAAGCTAAAGCCGCTTATCAGCAGGGGGTGTCTAAAGTCACCGTTGAAGATAAAAACTATCTCAAAAATCAGCTCTTTGCACAAGCTCGGCAGTATTACCTGGAGCGCGTGCTGCTGGAAAAAAAACTCGCGCTATTACAGAGCACCAGGCAACTGCTGGACTATATGCTGAAAGATGCAAACATCCGCCTCACTTATGGTAAAGAAAAACTGAGCAATATTTACAAAGCCAAAGCGCAATTGTATGAGCTGGATAACACGGGTGAACAGTTGAATAACGAGATCAGCCAGCGCAATGTGATGCTCAACACCCTGATGAACCAGGATAAGCAGGCATTATTTAGCGTGGATACCAATTTGGTAATTAACACAGTACTTACACCCGCAGACACTACAGGTTTGGCGACATCGCGCAGCGACATCCGCAGTATAGATCGTAGTATTCAACTGAACGCGCTCAATGCGCAGGTAGCATACAGCCAACGCAAACCAGATTTCGGTATACAGGCCGGACACATGCTCAGCTACGGCGGTTATCCCAACCAGTATATCCTCATGGCTTCGATCACCATACCCATTGTACCCTGGGCATCCAAAGAATATAAGGCCAACCTGAAAGGCATCCGCCTGGAAACCGAAGAATTGCAACAAAGGCGGCTCGATGTGCTCAATCAGGCTGCCGGGCAACTGGCGTCGCTCAAAGTACAACTGGTCAGCCAGCAAAGGCAACTGTCCAATTACCAACTGAACATTATCCCAGCCTTACAGAACGGCTACAAAACGGCGCTTTTAGCTTATGACCAGAATACAGGCGATATGCCATCGGTGCTGAACAGTATCAATGATCTGCAAGCTGCACGCATGGCCGCTTTAGACCGTCAACAAGACATCATCAAATTACAGGTAGCTTATGAAAAGGAACTGGAAAAGTATTAG